The DNA window CGCTGGCAATCATCGCCACGACCTTCGTGGTCAACCTTCGGCACACCCTCATGTCGGCGGCCATGAGCCCGGCCCTCAGACATTGGCCAAAGCGGATTCTGGCCGTCTTCGCCTTCGAGCTGACGGACGAGACCTTTGCCCTGCATTCGGCCCGGGCGACCCGGGAACGGCTGGACAGGGGCACGACCCTCATGGTCAACGCCATTGCCCAATCGGCCTGGGTCACGGGCACGGCCCTGGGCATCCTGACCGGGAACATGGTCGGCGACGTCAGGCCCCTGGGACTCGATTTCGCTCTGGCGGCCATGTTCATTTTCCTGCTTCTGGACCAGATCCGGTCCAGGGCGCATCTCGTCTCGGCGGCGGCCGGCGGAACCGGGGCCCTGGCCCTGAGCCTTTTCGGCTTCGGCCAGGCGAGCGTCATCATGGCCACGATCCTCGGGGCCAGCATCGGATACGGAGTGGAGCAATGGACCAGCAGACGATCTTCCTGACCATCCTCGGCATGATGGCCGTGACCTACATACCCAGAGCCCTGCCTCTGCTGGCCCTGGCTTCCGGAGGCCTGTCCGAGGGCGTGGTCCGCTGGCTGGGGCATGTGCCCACGGCGGTCCTGGCAGCTCTCCTGGCCCCGGAAATCCTGGTTCGCAACGAGGCCCTGGACGTGGGGCTCGACAACGTCTTTCTTTTGGCCGCCTGTCC is part of the Deltaproteobacteria bacterium genome and encodes:
- a CDS encoding AzlD domain-containing protein; its protein translation is MDQQTIFLTILGMMAVTYIPRALPLLALASGGLSEGVVRWLGHVPTAVLAALLAPEILVRNEALDVGLDNVFLLAACPTLLVAWKTKSFFGAVLTGIGSVALLRLLAV
- a CDS encoding branched-chain amino acid ABC transporter permease — its product is MEEIETEWSRPLPGWPLNALRMVAPVVMGYIPVGFAYGVLARQSGISEFNTLIMSVLVFAGSAQLIAVSLIGAGAGPLAIIATTFVVNLRHTLMSAAMSPALRHWPKRILAVFAFELTDETFALHSARATRERLDRGTTLMVNAIAQSAWVTGTALGILTGNMVGDVRPLGLDFALAAMFIFLLLDQIRSRAHLVSAAAGGTGALALSLFGFGQASVIMATILGASIGYGVEQWTSRRSS